The DNA segment ttttaaattttccaaaatttatcttaaattcttaatattaaatcaccatttgaaaataaattttaaataattggtTTAGTCAGAGAAGAAAAGTTGAACATTTCTTAGGTTTGGGTTCTCAATCATTTCTTCAAGATGTAGGTCAGAAAAATTATACACCAGCAATAGGAGAATCAAGACAATTTCCGTGTCTAACAAAAGGCAAATGTcgtattttgttttatattttaaatctataataatttattaaccCATCTGGCCACAAAGTGTGGTCGGTATTGTGTATTAAAAGGGAGGGTTGAAtgatagaaagaaaaagtgtgatgagaataaaaaatttcttgtgAGTGTGGCAagttgtaatttaatttaatttggacGAAACACGCAAGCAAGGAATTTTTGGAACCAACGAATCAGAAGCAAACTTAGACAACAATCAAATTCTTAATCTCTAAAATTActgccatttttttttatgaagctTGAATTCAATGCTCCCACACCATCACCAACTTCACATACCAACTACCGTTTGCTTCCACGCCTCAAACTGCTTACTTGATATTCTCCACCTTCATAATCACAAAAGGATTGGATTTTTCATGGGGGGACAGCAGAAGAAGGATAGCCAAactcaaagaagagaaaaggaaattaTGGGTTTCACAATTTCTCTCAAGCCTTCGCCTTCGGGGTTTGACCTCATGCAGAACTGTGATCTTCCTCCACCTTCCAAGTTTTTCACGGGTCTTCCAGATAAGAGTGTGATATTTTCCATGAATAGGGTATATGACATTGCAGGCAAAGGAGAAGAGGATGATAGGAAAGACTGTGGTGCTTACAGGATGGAAAATGGCGGTGATGAAAGGAATAAAATGGAGATTCTGAAGGCGTTGCAAGCATCTCAGACAAGGGCCAGGGAGGCAGAAAAGAAGGCTGCAGTTCTGAAAAAAGAGAGGGAGTGTCTTAAAATTGTTCTGTTGGGGGAGTCCATGCACTTGTTTGCATATCGCCAACAGGTGAGATTGCTTGAGCTTCAACTTCTGCACCTGCAAAAATCCCTTTGGCTGCGTCAACAGCCAGAGGGAGATGAAGGGACATCCATGGGAAATGGACACGGAGAAGAAACTGGTAGTGTTGCATGGCTTCTGGCTTTGGTTCTTTCCTTTGGAATTGGAGTCACCACCGCCCTTTCTTGCAGATACTATTTGTAATTAGACCCTCTGCTGCAAATGGGAATTGCATATACAATTTTTGCTTTATAATTACTTACACACAAATAACACTTTGTAACCAATCAATTATATCATATCGTCCTCTTCGAGATGTAATCAATTCTCTTTTCGCTCATTTAATAGATTCAATACAATTGCAGCCTCATTGAACTGctttgaaaaaacaaatgttGAGCGTGCATTGCAGAAAAGTTACAGCCAACATACACGATGCaacttattatatatacaaGAAGCGGAACTGCTGCGAGAtagatatgtatatatatacaatagTTGAAAAAAGCTGTACATTTTGATACTTCCATATACAGTGTTATATACCGCTACGCTAAATTTACATAACTCAGAAAAATGGTAAACCAAATGGCTATTAGCTATTATATTATAGTCGTGTGCACATTTCTCAAATGGCTATAACATTCATCACTACCACCGAAGAACTCTAAGCAAACCCAACACACATGCTTTCCACACTTGCACTCAACATGGTTGCACCCATCCACCTTCTCAATTACATGCCCACACGCCAAGCAACTCTTAACTTCATCCTTGCCTCTGCGCCACTCCATCAGAGATGAATCCGGATCTTCCTTGAACTCTTTATATCTCTCGCATGAAAGGTAAGGATGATACTCTAAGTGGCACCTGGTACATGTCTCTGAATAACAAGCCCCACAAACAAATGGCTCACCAGCAGTCCCAGGATCTGCAACTCGATAAATTGAGGGGCAGTCTGGAGAAGGGCAAAACCTGTAAGTTCCCCCACTCGTAGCCACGACTGCTCCCAAAGAAGCCCTGAAAAGTTCCTCCAACTTATCGCTAAATAAGAGAGATCTCAGATCTGTAAGCAGGATGGGATCTCCACAGTCCTTGTGAGTACAACATATTGGGAAGGTGCCTTGGTTTTTAATAGCAGATTCACATTGTTCCACCAGACACAACCGGCAGAACAAATGACCACAGCCTTCAAGCTGGAATGGATCCTCAACCTCGCACAAGCAAATCGGGCAATTAGGACCATCATTATCAAACGTCCCAACCAAATGATGGCATGAACGAGCAATCTCAAAAATTATTTCCTCTACCCTGGTTTTCAACTCCTTCCTACCATTAAGACTGATTACATGGCGTCTTATGTTGAGCTTAAGATCTACTCCAGGTACCCTTTCTTTCAGTCCATGCAGATCCGGTCCAAAGTTCTTAATCACTTGCTTCATTAAATCAGGAGGTAAATCCCTCCCTCTCAGATGGATTTCTAACTGCTTTTCTTCATGTAGAGAAAGGAGGGATTGAATCACCTTGTCATGAGCCAAAGCAACCTTGTTTGGGGAACCAAACACACGTAAATTCAAGTTGTGCCTGTCAAAAAGAATATAAGTTCCTGTCTCCTGCTCCAATGAGTTTTTAAGATTAAAGCCATCCTTGGACATCATGAGCTGGAGAACTGCAGGAGTGAGACTGTCATGCTCAATGATTTTCCCTCTTAATAGTTCTTCCAGAGGTCTTCTGACATCTGCCACTGTCCTTGTGGCGTTCGCAGTTATCTTGACTCGGTGGGAACCATTAAATGTCCTGTCCTCCTCGATCTCAAGACCTTAATCAAGAAAAACAATGATTGTCAGATGTCATATTGTAATAAGAAAACACTTGACATTGTTCAATTGAAGTTATCTCACAATATAAATATGTAGCTTACAACAAACACCAACGGCCCCCTTCATAAAAAATCAATCCATGTTTCGAATCGAATACTTTGACTTGAGAAGGGTCGGCCAAGGGAGAAATCAGACTAGCGGAATTTATAGAGTAATTTTAATAGTGTGAAAAGGAAAAATCCTTTGTGAAGGGGGGAACCCCCAGGAGGAGAAACCTCTCACCTGTTCTCATCCATACAACAAAgagtgtttgtttatttttatttgtttctacCAAATTTCTATTTCTTCCACCTTGGTTTATCAAAAACTAATTGCACCCATTGCCAGTGaacatacatttaaaatttaacacatACATAGATGGCTGAACTACTGCGAAACatttaaaaagagaagagaaacaacaatgaaaattcaacaatatatattgaatttaaagTAACTCATTCTTTAGTCCATTTTTTGAAGAAGGGGATTTAAACTAACTAAACACGCTGCAAATGCTAAACTGTCTACAAGAATTATAATAGCTTTATTAATCCATTGAGTGAGGTTGGCTACATGAATCCCAGAACtaaagcaattaaaaaaataattattagacCAGATACAGACttctaaagaataaaaaatatttttcaaaaaataaaatacattttgtaCCAGCTGTGTAAGATTTTTGAGTTAAAATGCTTACCATCAGGAAAATGAGTTGTAACTtacacacaaaagaaaaattggcCTATACCTCTTAAATTCTTGAAGCTTGCAAGTACTCCATCCAGTTGTTCCCTAATCACACGAAACACTGGTGCTGGAAATATCAAGGAGCTTTGAAACGACCGCTGGCACTTTATCTTTTGCCATGGTAGACATCCAGGTAACGCCTTTCCTTCAATATGCTCCAAAGCTTTTGCTGCCTCTAAATGCAATCTTCCATCGAAACTGATTAAAGCTGTCATAAAGGCATCCTTAGGCCCAGGTACAAACACCTGAACCCGGCAAGAACTAATGTGCGGGTTTCTTTTGGGCAAAGAGGGGTAAATTGCCTTCAAGAGTGCCTCTTCCAAAACACTGCATGGTGGGTTTCCAACCGCATCCCCTCTCACCAAGAAAAAATCCAAAATCCTTCTGTTTGTAGCAGTTCTTAGCACATCCAGTATTTCAGCTTCCGAGAGGTCTTTGCCAAGCCCATTTATAACAACACTGTCCATACTCTTTTTGCCAACTTCACATCGAACATACCTTCCCCCTATTGCAAGGTTGTAGAAATCTCTCAATATATGATTGACATCCTTTATATCACATTTAACTATGGCAAATCCCCTGCTAATCCTACGAGGCCAACAAATTTTTGCTTTAACATCAGTGTACGAAAATGTTTTATCCCCTCCCAACTGCGAAGGGAAAATTTTCAAGGAGGAGCCACAAAACTCGTGTCCATCTAGTTCAGTGGCTCTTTTGACAAATTCAGGGGACGTAAAAGTTATCCTGCCCCACTTTTCCTTATCTTCATCCTTCATATTGCCTGCAGATTTGTGCACAGCACAGATGCTACCAGAGGTATTCTTCTCTAAAAACATTAAGAGCTCCTTGTCATCAATTGCATTTATGTTTGCATGACATACCTCAATACTCAAGGAACGTTTCTCAAGTTCCAAATGTTTTATCTCAGCACCAGACCCAAACAAAGCGATAGGTGAAGGACCAGACCCATGATACAAAAACTTATCAATACATTCGGCACGTAACAACTTTCTCTCAAATTCTAGAGCGCCATTAACCAACGCAAGGGCTGTATCCATATTATTTGAAGAGGCAAATAAGTAGACTGCATTCTGGTCAACATTCACTTCAATGTAGATACGGTCCTCTGAACAAGCTTTCCTTATACGTGAAACAAGAGCCAACAAATTACAGTTGGCTTTTCCACAAAATTTCTTGAGAACAATACAGCCAAGACCACACAGTGTCTTCATTTGCAACTTCCGCTCCACCATTTTAGATACATCAAACAAGGGAGCTGGGCAAAGGTCATATAATGATTGAAAGTCAAATGTGCTCACGCAGACCAAATATTGATTAGAGATTGAAAGAATCTCACCAAAAACCACCCAATTTGGTTTCTGAGCAAAAACAAGCAATGAACATGAAGGATGCAGTTGAACGTGTTGCCCAGTTTGTGCCACTTCATAACCTAGTTGATTGCAGCCAGAGTACATGGCTACATTCTCAGCAAGTGAGGACAGTATAACCCTCTTCAAGTTCTTATCATAACTAGAGGGTGTATAAGGGTCCCAATGCCAATAACTCGGAATAACAATTTTAAGTTCACGCTCAAGGCAACTTTCATACTCCAAAATTGTGTCTTGGCACCTCCTCATGGACTTAGCATTGATGCTGTTTTTGAAACACCATCCTTTCCTTTCTCCCCAAGGCAAAGCATCCCATTCCTTGTACACAGCGAGAAGAGTAAAGAGGTCACCATCACAATGGCAAAATTGCACTTTAAGACAATCGGatctttgtttttcaaattcactGCCAACTCTGCAAAATATCCTACAAGCATTGGCCATCACAGCAGCCAGAACAAGACCTTCCCTACCCAAACGATGTTTGTAACAGCCAAGAATAAGTTTACCAAGCCTGGGTTCAATTCCCAATTTAGCAAGGAACCAACCCTCTGCTGTTAGATCAAGACCATCGTTTTTCATCTCAATTGCTCCTAACTGAATTAGATTCCTGACTGCTATATCAATAGAGTTAGAACTTGGAGCATCCACAAAATCAAAATCCTGAATATTCTTCACTCTAAGAGCCAGGATCCTCAAAACTGCTACACCAAGATGAACTCGCCGAATCTCTGGCTCTTGATTTAGGTCCATTGATTGATAATCAGTTTCTGAATACAGCCTATAGCACACACCAGGTTCAGTCCTCCCAGCACGACCAGCCCGTTGATCAGCAGAGCTCTGACTAATCCAGCACACCTTAAGTACATTCATCCCGCTGCCAGGATCATATCTGCAGTCTTTAACTAAACCAGAATCAATCACATACTTAACACCAGGAATTGTCAGTGATGTCTCCGCAAGATTTGTTGAAAATATCACTTTTCTCTTTCCAGGGTAGTTCTGAAAAACACGAGATTGCTCATCAGATGAAAGTTTTCCATGTAAGGGCAGGGCAACTGCAGAGggtattattttaaatttctcacAAGCATATTCTACTTCTGACTGAGAGGTCAAAAAGGCAAGGATAGTTCCATTTTTCTCTGTTCTGTGAACCTCTGTTGCCTTTCTGACAACATCCATAACATCCAAGGCGACAACAGAAGAACCAGAATACCCAGCATGGTGAGGAGGAGCATATTTGATATCCACTGGAAAACTTCTCCCAAGCACACGAAAAATACTACAACCATCAAAGTAATCAGATAGCTGATTTGCATCAGCTGTAGCAGACATAATGATAAGCCGCATATCATCCCTCCTATGAAGTAAATTCTTCAACAAAGTCATCAGTAAATCTGTATTTAAGCTCCTCTCGTGAGCCTCATCAACTATGATGCACGAGATCCCAGACAAATTATCATTCCTCATGTAGTGCTGCAATAAACAGTGATCTGTCGTGAATATTATCTTGGAATCAAGCTCATTCAAGGATGAAAACGTAGAACATTTGACTGATTGCCCTTCATAACACCCACTGCTTTCTTCCTGGACCCTTTGAGCCACTGATTTGGCAGCAATCTTGCGAGACTGGGTGCATACAATGGATTCATCAGCACCAATGCCAGAATCAGCTAGAAACTGAACTAACTGTGTACTCTTACCAGATCCAGTCTCTCCAATTAATACCACCATCTGTATATATACTAATTAGAATAACATCAAAAAAGTAAGatatataaattctaaataGAATCACAGTTTCTAGAGTCCAATgacaataaaagttaaaatacatAAGTATAGGAGTGTTAGATTTAATCCTAAAACCAACTGATATTAAAAGATTTCTCCCAACTAGTACATAAACCACAACCCAATGATTGAGGTGGGTAACATGGGACTTTCAAACACTCCCATTAACGTATTCCTGCCAAACAAGGCAACACTCCCTTCAAGAAACATAAGCATCACAGAAAGGTATAGAATATGATATCACGTTATTAGATTTCACCTACAGCGTTCAGAAAAGAGTTATCGACTGCTATTCAGCCACAATGTCAGGGCTATTCGTGTTTATGCAAGCACAATTGCAACCACATTTGGCCACAATTTCCGAGCAAGTTCAATGTTTGTGGGGTCAACACAACCACAAATAAGAAAGCATTTATGAACAATTTCACTCCATCTACAACCGCAATTTAAGACATCGTTAAAAACTAATTGGCTTCAAATTAAGTTCTGAGACAGGGCACATAAACAGGGTGTAGGACCTACTACAATGTCATTAAATTTCATCTAGAATCAAGATTTCAAAAAACAGTTGGCAACAAGTATTTTAGTGGCAATCTCAAGATTTACAGGATTTAGACGACCAAAATCGCAACCTCATTTGACCACAATATCCAGCGGAATTGTCCACAACACTCTCACTCTACAACCGCATTCGCAATTTAATACATTGCTTAAATAAAACCAATTGCTTTTAAATTAATCCGTTACACAGGCATGTAAACATCATCCAAGTAATTAGAACTGTAAAacaataatgtaaaataaagttacaaattataaaatatttctcctTCCAATGATTATGGTTTCAAGAATTAATTGAAATTGCCATAGAAAGATATACCTTCTGATCATGTATCTCCCGAAGAATATCCTTCCTATAAGCATAAATGGGTAATCCATCCTCCAGTCTCCGACACTCCCTTCTGATCAGGCAGTGAATGCGCTTCCAATCACAACGTCCATCAAACTTCAACACATTCACACTCCGACGATCCTCCACCTCCACGTCGGCACCCTCCATGTCAGCGCCCTCAGCCAGATGCTTCAGTATACAATCCATCGCAGAGTCGAACTCCTTCAACCTCCTTTCAACCTGGTCTTTCTCATCAACGAGCCCTCTCCTCGGGTCAACATTGCGGTTAGTAGAGCTAAAATGCCAGCGATTCCTCCGCAAACGTGAAACCCTCTCAATTTCCTTCGACAACCGTTCACTCTCCTCCACCCACCGCTTAACCTCCTTCCCCTCCATCACCTTCATCACGTGACTCCTGAACAGCACTCGAAGGCGACCATCCAGACTGTCCGTCACCGAAGCGTTGGAGTCCAGCTCCGGCGTATAATCGTGTTTCTCCAACAGCAGCGTCTCCCAGAACCAAACGGCCGCGTCGCACGCCTCCTCCCAATTCTTGTAACTGAGCACGGCAGCGACCTCGTCGTCAGGGTAAAAGGTAAAAGACTGCTCCTTGTGCTTGCAGTCTTTGATCAGGGTCTCGATGTCCTCGCGGCTGGAAGGACGGAGGCCGAGGCGGAGCTCCACCTTAAAATAAGGCTTCACCTTTAGATAAGTCTCCGGCGGACGGTGGACGCGTGCCGCGTGTGCACGTGGGTATGAGCGCGGCCTCCATTGTGGGTGAAAATCAAGACAGGGATGAGTGGCCTGAGACGTCGGGGAGGAGTTAGGGTAGAAAGATTTCTTCATGAGGAAGCAATGAGATGAAATTGaaagatgaaattgaaagatgaaaaccCTAATCTGTTTGAAAGCAAAGTAAAGTGAAGGATGCTTTATATCAATGGCCAAGTGTATGGTCTTTGTCTTGTCAGAGGCTCTTCGTGTTCTCTTACAGTTAGTCACTCCAATATCACTTTCTTCTTGGTTTCTGTtcatggttttctttttcttttttgtacatttttttttttcttcttcaccacATTTCGTTACTGTAATATCAGGcctaaatatattttcaaataattttggatttaaggtttttcttataaataaaatattattttatactagttaaaaataaacatttctgtttttatatatttataaaaatattaatgataaccactatataaaaaataagtgacTATTATATTACAATCATTTTTagtatttagatatttttaattatataatataaataaaaataaaataagaatgttAAATGTatcaatatacatatataaatctttaccgtttttatatagttatagattttttaattttaaaataaaattaaagatcaaataagatatattattttatataaggaGGATCTCTTTGGGTGTACTTATTCTCAAATTTACCCTTTAGATGCTTGTTTGTGGTCTCTGTGACCCTGGGCTCGAACCCTGCAAACATTTTGCATTTTTTCTGATTGGAGGAGAAGTGGACCCCATGACGTAAGAGAGAGAGCATTGTCATTTATTGAGTGACACGTGGCCTGGAAGAAGTGGACCCCATGATTGTGCAGTGTATTTTGATTGGCAGAGGAGTAAATGTAGTTTTAGTgatatttcctttttcttttgcatgtgtCAGATTGGTTGCAGAAAGAGAAAACTAATTATGAATGATGAAAAACTAATAGGTGAAGGGGTGCTTTACCTTGGGCTCCAAGTAGACAAAAAGGCTCTATATTATGCAGGTAAGTATATTTTTACAGTTTTTATATggttattgattttttaattttaaaatataattaaagataatataggatatattattttatataaggaGGATTATATTTTGGTGTACAcacttattttcaattttaccctttagatattttttttttcaaaatcataatatttattttaccaaatttatcttttaagttactttattttaatttaatggtttctttttcaatttgacttctttttctaaaatttagctatttttaaaactaaaataactattataataaaaaaattatctaaaaaaaataacaatatatacaataaaattaaaaaaattatttaaatttgtttttatagttataatcataataattttatttttttaatgtaaataaaaaatgaacacATAAGCGAGACGCATATGTTTTCATTAGTCTATACTAAATGAGATTTTATATTCttataagtatttttcttttatttctatttttttaattttaaactattaatttggTCACAAATATTCAGTTTTAAATATTGTacttaaattattcaattagtACTTAGCATTAGTAACAACTTAGTCAAGGTTTATTAACCTTTATGTTTATCTATACAAATCATGGAATTATTCATGAAATTAGAATGGTGAAAACTTATCCAATGAAGGTGGTTTGTATAGTATCAACGAATTCATATTTCTCACATAccaaaaattcattaaaatttgcgaaaatagataatatttaattcacaaatataacaatttcCTTAATGTAATGtgattttttaagataaaaatgatTACTAATTTAATTGAcatcttatatattttgaagagaaaaaatatatcttccCTTTAAACCTTCCTAAATAAGAGTTTggagattattattatttttatttggttccaaatattttttatgtaattagaTTGGTCCTGTGATtgtgtttcaaatttaaatgatttgtttCAATTCAAGAATATTATCATAGCAATGATTAGTTATGGGAAATGGGAGGATATTAACATCACATGCTATATGGAGCTAGGCATTTACTTTTGCACCAAATTACAAAGcacattaaaaacataatttctgcattttaaaaataaccaatacatataaaataaacttcaaaATTAGTATGAAAAAAGTTTGAATTGTCCTGAAAAATAACCCtgaattgtattattttaagatatcaaataagaaaatacaTATTATGTAAAAGTTGATAGATATGCATATAccatttaatcaaaattatagGAATTTATTGAActcttatataatataatcatgAAACATATCATTTTGAGagataaaatacataaattatttggattttgctaccataaataaaaatataatttgattaaagaaGGAATTATAAAATGCTTTGGAAATTAGATATTATACATgatctttttgttttaataggAATAGTTTTAAAAAGTAGACGTTAAGATGTCAAATTAAGTGTgaatatataaactaaactttaactatttacatgttatttttaaaaatatatttaaaagtaaataaataaattttaccaaATAAATTCCTTTACaactaaaactaataataaaaacatatttaaatatgtaattatatttaaacttgCAATGAAACGATAAATTAAGAtagattatttttcaattatacagaataatttgaaaaactGCTGAAATTCATTTGACTGATGGGTATAAAGATAGATATAAAATCCGAAAAGAATAacaattcaaaaacatttttaagattaaaattggAGAGAAATATAAAGAGTTCAGGATATTGTATAAAATgtagatttaaaagaaataaatttgaaatattgagaataaattttatatagtctaagttaaatattgtaatatataatataaaataatagaataattgaCATCAATCCAACGCGATCTGTTGCAAGATTATTATgctttataactatttttataatatcttaaGAAGGgaaaaaatactatatataattttgtttaacagaaataaaaatggcttctaaaagtttaatttctatAGTTTCTGCTTTGattaaaaccttaaaataaaaaaataaaaaaatcctaCGTGGCAATATTACTGttttttataagtgttttatttattataaaagtaatttaagagatgaaagagacaagttcatttgaagaaattgaCTTAGGAATGGGTGGTGTTGTGATGATACCTAAAACTAAGCTCGAAGTTTCGTATGTTTCTAGGTTTCGGTGGAATTTAGGGGTGGATGTGTCATTCTCGTGATACTCACTCACtatgctttattttatatattattttttatctaacaATATCAATAGCcattttctcttatattctatGGTATCACAGCCAGAGGACTCTTCAATGTGAGGGTTTTTTGGTGTTATATATACAAATGTGAGgaataaagaaatgaaagaaagggcaaaaatgaaatttagagGTGGAAGAAGCAAAAGGTGGTGGTGAAAAGAGCAACACTCAAATCGGAGTTATTAGGAACTTGTAGGCCCAAATCTATTAACATAGCCCAATAATTGGCTTTTTCTGGATCCATGTACacacaaaaaggaaagaaaaacatttgttttCTCGTTGGGCctgataaagaaaatgaaagaagtgTAAGTTTTTCATAATAAGACAAGAGTACTTATAAAATGCTATTTAGATTTTGCAATGAAGAGTGAATTTGAAAAGGGGGAAATAATAGgatttgaaatgaaagagagGCGAGGGCTGAAGTTGttggaattaaaaaatttgaaatgaaattttataaaaattagtgaaTGATGTGATGaagttaataataaatagatattaacaaataaatcattttaataacgaatttatagtaattaaaaaataaaaataaaacactcattaataaaatatctaaatgtTAACAAcataagaatgaaaatgataaagttaaaaattggAGAAAATATACTACTATAGTTACTATCCAATTCCCTGACGGATGGATTAAgtgaaaaaatataacaaaatggAAAAGTAAAGTTTAAGCTCAGatcattattgaaaaaaaaattttgacAAGAGACGAAAGCTCTTTAAATTCGCAGTAGGAGATCACGTGTTCCTCCGAGTGACTCCTACCATGGGTGTTGGAAGAGCCCTTAGAGCTAAGAAGTTGTCTCCCAGGTATCTTGGTCCTTACCAGATTCTACGGCGTATCGGACCAGTAGCTTATGGGTTGCCATGCCACCTCAGTTGGCTAATCTTCACCCAGTATTCCATGTTTCCCAGCTGAGGAAATATGTACCTGACCCATCCCATGTGCTAGAGGTTGAAGACATCCAGCTGAGGGAAGACCTGTCCATAGAAGTACAACCTGTACGAGTCAATGAGAATGAGACGAAAGGGAAGAATTTGAGGAGTGTCAGACTCGTCAAGGTTGTATGGGATGAGAGGACCGGCGACTCTACTTGGGAAGTCGAAGAT comes from the Vigna radiata var. radiata cultivar VC1973A chromosome 2, Vradiata_ver6, whole genome shotgun sequence genome and includes:
- the LOC106756078 gene encoding ATP-dependent RNA helicase DEAH12, chloroplastic isoform X2, which produces MVVLIGETGSGKSTQLVQFLADSGIGADESIVCTQSRKIAAKSVAQRVQEESSGCYEGQSVKCSTFSSLNELDSKIIFTTDHCLLQHYMRNDNLSGISCIIVDEAHERSLNTDLLMTLLKNLLHRRDDMRLIIMSATADANQLSDYFDGCSIFRVLGRSFPVDIKYAPPHHAGYSGSSVVALDVMDVVRKATEVHRTEKNGTILAFLTSQSEVEYACEKFKIIPSAVALPLHGKLSSDEQSRVFQNYPGKRKVIFSTNLAETSLTIPGVKYVIDSGLVKDCRYDPGSGMNVLKVCWISQSSADQRAGRAGRTEPGVCYRLYSETDYQSMDLNQEPEIRRVHLGVAVLRILALRVKNIQDFDFVDAPSSNSIDIAVRNLIQLGAIEMKNDGLDLTAEGWFLAKLGIEPRLGKLILGCYKHRLGREGLVLAAVMANACRIFCRVGSEFEKQRSDCLKVQFCHCDGDLFTLLAVYKEWDALPWGERKGWCFKNSINAKSMRRCQDTILEYESCLERELKIVIPSYWHWDPYTPSSYDKNLKRVILSSLAENVAMYSGCNQLGYEVAQTGQHVQLHPSCSLLVFAQKPNWVVFGEILSISNQYLVCVSTFDFQSLYDLCPAPLFDVSKMVERKLQMKTLCGLGCIVLKKFCGKANCNLLALVSRIRKACSEDRIYIEVNVDQNAVYLFASSNNMDTALALVNGALEFERKLLRAECIDKFLYHGSGPSPIALFGSGAEIKHLELEKRSLSIEVCHANINAIDDKELLMFLEKNTSGSICAVHKSAGNMKDEDKEKWGRITFTSPEFVKRATELDGHEFCGSSLKIFPSQLGGDKTFSYTDVKAKICWPRRISRGFAIVKCDIKDVNHILRDFYNLAIGGRYVRCEVGKKSMDSVVINGLGKDLSEAEILDVLRTATNRRILDFFLVRGDAVGNPPCSVLEEALLKAIYPSLPKRNPHISSCRVQVFVPGPKDAFMTALISFDGRLHLEAAKALEHIEGKALPGCLPWQKIKCQRSFQSSLIFPAPVFRVIREQLDGVLASFKNLRGLEIEEDRTFNGSHRVKITANATRTVADVRRPLEELLRGKIIEHDSLTPAVLQLMMSKDGFNLKNSLEQETGTYILFDRHNLNLRVFGSPNKVALAHDKVIQSLLSLHEEKQLEIHLRGRDLPPDLMKQVIKNFGPDLHGLKERVPGVDLKLNIRRHVISLNGRKELKTRVEEIIFEIARSCHHLVGTFDNDGPNCPICLCEVEDPFQLEGCGHLFCRLCLVEQCESAIKNQGTFPICCTHKDCGDPILLTDLRSLLFSDKLEELFRASLGAVVATSGGTYRFCPSPDCPSIYRVADPGTAGEPFVCGACYSETCTRCHLEYHPYLSCERYKEFKEDPDSSLMEWRRGKDEVKSCLACGHVIEKVDGCNHVECKCGKHVCWVCLEFFGGSDECYSHLRNVHTTII